The Gordonia mangrovi genome includes the window CCGCGCGGGCCAGTGAACACGTAGCGATCGCCAGGCAGGAAGCCTTGCAGGATGGTCTCGCCCATGTCGCAGATCGCCTGTTGTCCGGTGGCGCAGTAGTGACAGGTGCCGCAACTGGGCAGCGACGTGCACACGACGTGGTCGCCGGGGCGGACCCGGGTGACCGCTGGCCCTACTTCTTCGACGACGCCGGCACCCTCGTGGCCGAGCACCATCGGGGTGCGGACTTCCAGGTCCCCCTGGCCGGGGTGGACATCCGTGTGGCAGATTCCTGACGCGACCCATCGGATCAGGACCTCCCCTTCGGCAGGTCCTTTCAGGTCGAGTTCGACGACCTCGACGGGCTGGCCGACCTCATAGACGACCGCACTCTTTGTTTTCATGGTGACCACCTCTTGCTTTCTGCTGGCCGGCCGTCCAACTGACGGCCGGAGTATTCGTTCTCTCGAACAGGGGAATAGAAAATGCTGCCGGATATTTCACATGGCGCTTCGGCATCCGGGTTGCGCCCATCGACCTAGTGCCGAACGAGGTACCCGGCATCGACGAATTGTTTGCTACCGGTCACATAGCGGGATTCATCCGATGCCAGATAGAGCACCGCGTCGGCGACGTCTTCGGGTTCGATGAGGTCGACCGGCAGCATGTTCGTTCGCTGGAACGCCGACATCGCGTCCTCGGTGGACACGTCACCCTGGTCGGGGAGGAACAATTGGTAGGTCCGCTGATTCTGCACCATCGTGGTGCGAACAGCGGTGGGATGCAGGGTGTTGACCCGGATCGATTCGGGGGCCAGCTCATTGGCGAGCGATTGCGCGAGACCAATGACTCCGTGTTTGCTAGCGCTGTAGTGAGACGTACCGGCCGAACCTCTGATTCCGAGGTTCGAACTGGTGATGATGATGGAGCCGCCGCGATTTCCGGCACGAATGTGGGGCACGCCGGCCTTGATCGTGGCCCAGACGCCGGTGAGATTCACATCGATCACCGTCTGCCAATCGTGTTCGGTCAGTTCCCAAGCCGCTCCTTGATGGGTGAAGATCCCGGCGTTCGCGACAATCACATCGAGCCGACCGAGTTCGGCCACGCCTTCGTCGACAACCCGGGTGAGTTGGTCGACGTCGC containing:
- a CDS encoding mycofactocin-coupled SDR family oxidoreductase — encoded protein: MGRVANKVALITGAARGQGRAEAVRLAEEGADIIAVDICRDVESVSEFYAGATEDDLAQTAELIEKFDRRVVSRIADVRDVDQLTRVVDEGVAELGRLDVIVANAGIFTHQGAAWELTEHDWQTVIDVNLTGVWATIKAGVPHIRAGNRGGSIIITSSNLGIRGSAGTSHYSASKHGVIGLAQSLANELAPESIRVNTLHPTAVRTTMVQNQRTYQLFLPDQGDVSTEDAMSAFQRTNMLPVDLIEPEDVADAVLYLASDESRYVTGSKQFVDAGYLVRH